The following are encoded in a window of Candidatus Moraniibacteriota bacterium genomic DNA:
- a CDS encoding PQQ-like beta-propeller repeat protein, translated as MRILSYKKSHFLPTLFGMFFVFFFLSYSAHAGELELNPAWESVPGGSVSVMIPDGEGNVYLGGIFTQIGPYTGNGVKIDTTTNQMDVTFPKVNGTVRTSLSDGSGGWYIGGSFTKVGNVETVNVAHILSDGTVDPNFNPNTDGGGVYSLLLSGSNIYLGGRFTTVGGQIRNSLAKVNAITGALDENFNPDADDTINAIVLSGSNLYVGGEFYSIGGQSRSFLAKVNADTGVIDTNFNPESTITDDVFSLVLSGSSLYVGGQFSYFIGGYDRSDLAKLNATTGALDESFDPNVNNRVYSLVLSGSDLYLGGYFTTVGGQTRNRLAKVNATTGILDESFNPNANSYILSLALSGSDLYAGGDFTMVGGQTRNHLAKVNTTTGVLDENFNPNVDNAVRSLLTSGPDLYLGGDFTTVGGQTRNRLAKVNVLTGVLDPDFNPNVNSTIYSLALSNSILLAGGSFNSINNDSSYLNLASFTDPDILPPSLTLTPISSPTSDTTISITGTTIDELSDIYQVHYQVDSTEGEWTPCTPDDSLFDSSSEIFSCTPEEFQEGTHTVYIRVKDNALSQNETTQSLTFTIDLTYPSLTLNPLPPLTNDSTLILTGTTKDTDGTIQNVEYQLDSLSGSWTPCTSNDSLFEEQEESFTCTSPISLMETTSYTYDLQTM; from the coding sequence ATGAGAATCCTCTCTTACAAAAAATCACATTTTCTCCCCACACTTTTCGGAATGTTCTTTGTTTTCTTTTTTCTTTCATATTCTGCTCATGCAGGGGAGTTGGAATTGAATCCTGCTTGGGAGAGTGTTCCAGGTGGATCAGTAAGCGTTATGATTCCTGACGGAGAGGGAAATGTTTATTTGGGAGGAATTTTTACTCAAATAGGACCTTATACAGGAAATGGTGTAAAAATTGATACTACAACCAATCAAATGGATGTAACGTTTCCTAAAGTAAATGGTACTGTCCGAACCTCTCTTTCCGATGGATCAGGAGGTTGGTATATCGGAGGATCTTTTACCAAAGTAGGAAATGTAGAAACCGTCAATGTTGCTCATATCCTTTCTGATGGTACAGTAGATCCTAATTTCAATCCAAATACAGATGGTGGTGGTGTTTACTCTTTACTTTTATCTGGATCTAATATTTATCTCGGAGGACGGTTTACCACAGTCGGAGGTCAAATCCGAAATAGTCTCGCTAAAGTGAATGCTATTACAGGAGCATTGGATGAGAATTTTAATCCTGATGCGGATGATACTATTAATGCGATTGTGCTTTCTGGATCTAACCTCTATGTAGGAGGAGAATTTTATAGCATCGGAGGACAATCAAGAAGTTTTTTAGCTAAAGTCAATGCCGATACGGGAGTAATAGATACAAACTTTAATCCTGAGAGTACTATAACGGATGATGTTTTTTCTTTAGTTCTTTCTGGATCTAGTCTTTATGTAGGAGGCCAGTTTAGTTACTTTATAGGAGGTTATGATCGAAGTGATCTTGCTAAACTTAACGCTACTACAGGAGCACTTGACGAGAGTTTTGATCCGAATGTGAATAATCGGGTTTATTCCCTGGTCCTCTCCGGCTCTGATCTCTACCTTGGAGGATACTTCACTACGGTCGGAGGTCAAACCCGAAATCGTCTTGCCAAAGTCAATGCCACAACAGGAATACTGGATGAGAGTTTTAATCCAAATGCGAATAGTTATATTCTCTCTCTCGCCCTCTCCGGATCTGATCTTTATGCGGGAGGAGACTTCACTATGGTCGGAGGTCAAACCCGCAATCACCTTGCCAAAGTCAATACCACAACAGGAGTATTGGATGAGAACTTTAATCCGAATGTGGATAATGCCGTTCGATCACTTCTGACTTCCGGCCCCGATCTCTACCTCGGAGGAGATTTCACTACAGTCGGAGGTCAAACCAGAAATCGCCTTGCTAAAGTCAATGTTTTGACAGGGGTGCTTGATCCTGATTTTAATCCGAACGTGAATAGTACCATTTATTCCCTCGCTCTCTCCAACTCCATCCTCCTTGCAGGAGGCTCCTTTAACTCCATAAACAATGACTCTTCCTATCTCAACCTCGCCTCCTTCACCGACCCTGACATCCTCCCTCCCTCCCTCACTCTTACTCCCATCTCTTCTCCAACTTCAGACACAACCATCTCCATCACAGGAACAACCATAGATGAACTTTCTGATATATACCAAGTACACTACCAAGTAGACTCCACAGAAGGAGAATGGACTCCCTGTACTCCAGATGATTCTCTCTTTGATTCATCTTCAGAAATCTTCTCTTGTACCCCAGAAGAATTTCAAGAAGGAACTCATACTGTATATATACGAGTCAAAGACAATGCTCTTTCTCAAAATGAAACAACACAATCTCTCACCTTCACCATAGACCTCACCTATCCCTCCCTCACTCTTAACCCTCTCCCTCCTCTTACTAATGATTCCACTCTTATTCTTACCGGAACAACAAAAGATACTGATGGAACTATCCAAAACGTAGAGTATCAACTCGACTCTCTCTCAGGATCATGGACTCCATGCACCTCAAACGATTCTCTCTTTGAAGAACAAGAAGAATCATTCACCTGCACCTCACCAATCTCTCTGATGGAAACCACATCATATACATACGATCTACAGACAATGTAG
- a CDS encoding DUF1003 domain-containing protein, which translates to MPKINSPIRLSRKKRTFGQKAADTIAKWAGSWIFIIILSCLLCAWIIANILLVVYRWDPYPFILLNLFLSFMAAYQAPIILMSQNRAADWDRAKAAKDLAVDTKAESEIRDMQSDLEEIKKLLREMKK; encoded by the coding sequence ATGCCCAAAATAAATTCACCAATTCGTTTGTCTAGAAAAAAACGAACCTTTGGTCAAAAGGCTGCAGATACTATTGCTAAGTGGGCAGGAAGTTGGATATTTATTATTATCCTTTCTTGTTTATTGTGTGCATGGATTATTGCAAATATTCTTTTAGTTGTATATCGCTGGGATCCATACCCATTTATTCTTCTCAATCTTTTTCTTTCATTTATGGCAGCATACCAAGCGCCTATTATTCTTATGAGTCAAAATCGCGCTGCTGATTGGGATCGTGCAAAAGCAGCTAAGGATCTTGCCGTTGATACTAAAGCTGAATCTGAAATTCGTGATATGCAGAGTGATCTCGAAGAAATTAAAAAACTTCTTCGAGAGATGAAGAAATAG